The following coding sequences lie in one Brevibacterium marinum genomic window:
- a CDS encoding deoxyguanosinetriphosphate triphosphohydrolase — translation MPIDSHPPAMVRSGSVAVYSPRDEERWVSEPAKNPRRSAFQRDRARVLHSAGLRRLGAKTQVVSPGTDDFVRTRLTHSLEVAQVGRELARYLGCDPDIVDTACLSHDLGHPPFGHHGETILDALCADIGGFEGNAQTLRLVTRIEPKVIAADGRPAGLNLTRASLDALTKYPWTRNEAALGRHGSVVRKFGVYDDDTGVFDFYREGVENGTRCIEAQVMDLADDISYSVHDVEDAIAGGHLHLSEFADERSRGDLFDITRKWYLPNTSDDEMDSALTRLQGAAYWPAETYDGSRRAQATLKHMTSQLIGRFVGAAEAQTREEYGWEPLIRYAASLVVPEQTAVEVAVLKGMATLTVMVAEDRLRLHDIQSAVITELAHWFSESPADLDPMFRADYFDAADDAARLRVIVDQIASLTDHSAWALYHQLKAGAEDRL, via the coding sequence ATGCCAATCGACTCTCACCCACCCGCCATGGTGCGCTCGGGATCCGTGGCGGTCTACTCGCCGAGAGACGAAGAACGGTGGGTGAGCGAACCGGCGAAGAATCCGCGTCGATCGGCCTTCCAACGCGACCGTGCCCGGGTTCTGCACTCCGCCGGCCTGCGCCGGCTCGGCGCCAAGACCCAAGTCGTTTCACCGGGCACCGACGATTTCGTCCGCACCCGACTCACCCACTCCCTCGAAGTGGCCCAGGTCGGACGCGAGCTCGCCCGCTACCTCGGCTGCGACCCCGACATCGTCGACACCGCGTGCCTGAGCCACGACCTCGGCCACCCACCCTTCGGCCACCACGGGGAGACGATCCTCGATGCCCTGTGCGCGGACATCGGCGGCTTCGAGGGCAATGCGCAGACGCTGCGTCTGGTCACGAGGATCGAACCGAAGGTGATCGCCGCCGACGGCCGGCCTGCCGGGCTCAACCTGACTCGGGCCAGTCTCGATGCCCTGACCAAATACCCGTGGACGCGGAACGAGGCAGCACTCGGTCGGCATGGTTCCGTCGTCCGGAAGTTCGGCGTCTACGATGACGACACGGGAGTCTTCGACTTCTACCGCGAGGGCGTCGAGAACGGGACTCGTTGCATCGAGGCCCAGGTGATGGACCTCGCCGATGACATCTCCTACTCGGTCCATGACGTCGAAGACGCCATCGCCGGCGGTCACCTGCATCTGTCGGAATTCGCTGATGAGCGCTCACGCGGCGACCTCTTCGACATCACCCGCAAGTGGTATCTGCCCAATACGAGTGATGACGAGATGGACAGCGCCCTGACACGGCTGCAGGGCGCGGCGTACTGGCCCGCGGAGACCTATGACGGATCCAGGCGGGCCCAAGCGACGCTGAAGCATATGACGAGTCAGCTCATCGGGCGATTCGTCGGCGCCGCCGAGGCCCAGACCCGCGAGGAATACGGCTGGGAGCCCCTGATCCGGTATGCGGCATCCCTGGTGGTTCCGGAGCAGACCGCCGTCGAGGTCGCCGTCCTCAAAGGAATGGCGACTCTGACCGTGATGGTCGCCGAGGACCGCCTGCGTCTGCATGACATCCAATCCGCCGTCATCACCGAACTGGCCCATTGGTTCTCCGAATCACCGGCCGATCTCGATCCGATGTTCAGGGCGGACTACTTCGACGCCGCCGACGATGCGGCCAGGCTGCGCGTCATCGTCGACCAGATCGCCTCTCTGACCGACCATTCGGCCTGGGCCCTCTATCACCAGCTCAAAGCAGGAGCGGAGGATCGTCTCTAG
- a CDS encoding DHA2 family efflux MFS transporter permease subunit: MTKAVMRSDQGLRTGEMTRTADDDTDAEAMKTSAIILLFVGLMIAMFMFSLNQTVLATALPTIVGELDGVDQMLWVSTAFMLASTIMMPIYGKVGDLFGRKPLFMFAICCFLAGSVFALIANDMSMLIFGRVLQGIGGGGMMILSQSIIASVVPARERGKYMGIMGSAFAVSSVAGPLIGGWLTEGPGWRWAFAINFPLGIIALIAAAIFLKVPKHSSARRPKIDVGGMALVSVVTSCIVLVSAWGGHDYDWGSWQINGLIVIGALAIAGFILVELNVSEPVIPMYLFKNRDFLLCTVAGLFIGVGMFGVLSYMPTYLQMVHGIDATVAGLMMVPMMGTMLISSTLIGFVVSRTGKYKKYPLIGVLIIAASLVLLSQLRAESSAWETMGCLAMLGLGLGLSMQTLVLVVQNAFPVAMVGTATASNNYFRQVGATLGMAFIGSVFTQRLLDNIKDGMGELAKAAPSHQLPEVSATGLTPQVVSEMPEPLHTLIITSYNDALVPLYLWVAPLVVLGFIFLCFLPNTALAQTLKNEPAKREVVPVAGGSSVSLTGQTTSLTGRTTSLTGQTTLKESTDDGTDIAQRPRDGDSRPAG, translated from the coding sequence ATGACAAAGGCTGTGATGAGAAGCGACCAAGGGCTGAGGACCGGAGAAATGACCCGAACCGCAGATGACGACACCGACGCCGAGGCGATGAAGACATCGGCGATCATCCTGCTCTTCGTGGGCCTGATGATCGCCATGTTCATGTTCTCCCTCAACCAGACCGTGCTGGCGACCGCCCTGCCGACGATCGTCGGTGAACTCGACGGCGTCGACCAGATGCTGTGGGTGTCCACAGCGTTCATGCTCGCCTCGACGATCATGATGCCCATCTACGGCAAGGTGGGCGACCTGTTCGGCCGCAAACCGCTCTTCATGTTCGCGATCTGCTGCTTCCTGGCGGGGTCGGTCTTCGCGCTCATCGCGAACGATATGTCCATGCTCATCTTCGGCCGTGTGCTCCAGGGCATCGGCGGTGGCGGCATGATGATCCTGTCCCAGTCCATCATCGCCTCCGTGGTCCCGGCCCGCGAACGTGGGAAGTACATGGGCATCATGGGCTCCGCCTTCGCGGTGTCCTCGGTAGCCGGGCCGCTGATCGGCGGCTGGCTGACAGAGGGACCCGGTTGGCGCTGGGCCTTCGCCATCAACTTTCCCCTCGGCATCATCGCCCTCATCGCCGCAGCCATATTCCTCAAAGTGCCCAAGCACTCCAGCGCAAGACGGCCGAAGATCGACGTCGGAGGAATGGCGCTGGTCTCGGTCGTCACTTCCTGCATCGTCCTCGTCTCCGCGTGGGGAGGGCACGACTACGATTGGGGCTCATGGCAGATCAACGGCCTCATCGTCATCGGCGCCCTGGCGATCGCCGGCTTCATCCTCGTTGAGCTCAATGTCAGCGAACCGGTCATTCCGATGTACCTGTTCAAGAACCGCGACTTCCTGCTGTGCACCGTTGCCGGCCTATTCATCGGCGTCGGAATGTTCGGCGTCCTCTCCTACATGCCCACATATCTGCAGATGGTCCACGGCATCGACGCCACAGTGGCGGGACTGATGATGGTTCCGATGATGGGCACCATGCTCATCTCCTCGACGCTCATCGGCTTCGTCGTCTCGCGCACCGGCAAGTACAAGAAATACCCACTCATCGGCGTGCTGATCATCGCCGCCTCACTGGTTCTGCTCTCGCAGCTCAGGGCCGAGAGCTCCGCGTGGGAGACCATGGGGTGCTTGGCCATGCTGGGGCTCGGACTGGGACTGAGCATGCAGACCCTCGTCCTCGTCGTCCAGAACGCCTTCCCCGTGGCCATGGTCGGAACAGCCACGGCATCGAACAACTACTTCCGTCAGGTCGGTGCGACCCTGGGTATGGCCTTCATCGGGTCCGTCTTCACACAGCGGCTCCTCGACAACATCAAGGACGGGATGGGCGAGCTGGCCAAGGCCGCTCCTTCACATCAGCTGCCCGAGGTGTCCGCGACCGGACTGACACCGCAGGTCGTCTCCGAGATGCCCGAGCCTCTGCACACCCTCATCATCACCTCCTACAACGACGCTTTGGTTCCCTTGTACCTCTGGGTCGCACCTCTTGTCGTCCTCGGGTTCATCTTCCTGTGCTTCCTGCCCAACACGGCCTTGGCACAGACGCTGAAGAACGAGCCCGCGAAACGCGAAGTCGTGCCCGTCGCTGGCGGGTCATCGGTTAGTCTGACAGGACAGACCACGAGTCTGACAGGACGAACCACGAGTCTGACAGGACAGACCACGCTGAAGGAGTCGACTGATGACGGTACTGACATTGCTCAACGCCCCCGGGACGGAGATTCCCGACCAGCTGGCTGA
- a CDS encoding TetR/AcrR family transcriptional regulator — MAESESLRSKKARLTRHALHEAAITRVLDDGLECATVANIAADVGVSTRTFFNYYATKEDAIVGLDESNIDEHVIEAYVHADSGIEELAADTSRFVREALLMGSVDPDMPARRRKLFALYPELVSKRFDRAEALEELVAEHVLARLRFLGQEFSTEESAWRSARMLTQLCRVPLNHAGQTVKRSPELVDEKGGTKEIYEESLGLFLKVLNRL, encoded by the coding sequence ATGGCCGAAAGCGAATCCCTCCGCTCCAAAAAAGCGCGTCTGACACGACATGCGCTGCATGAGGCAGCGATCACGAGGGTCCTCGACGACGGCCTCGAATGCGCCACCGTAGCGAACATCGCCGCGGACGTGGGCGTCTCTACGCGAACCTTCTTCAACTACTACGCGACGAAGGAGGACGCCATCGTCGGACTCGACGAGTCCAATATCGATGAGCACGTCATCGAGGCCTATGTCCACGCGGACTCGGGAATCGAGGAGTTGGCTGCGGACACGTCCCGGTTCGTCCGCGAAGCGCTGCTGATGGGATCGGTCGATCCCGATATGCCGGCGAGGCGGAGGAAGCTCTTCGCCCTCTACCCGGAGCTGGTCAGCAAGCGCTTCGACCGGGCCGAGGCCCTGGAGGAGCTCGTGGCCGAGCATGTGCTCGCCCGCCTGCGTTTTCTGGGTCAGGAGTTCTCCACCGAGGAATCCGCCTGGCGCAGCGCCCGGATGCTCACGCAACTGTGCAGAGTGCCTCTCAACCACGCGGGTCAGACGGTCAAGAGATCGCCCGAGCTCGTAGACGAAAAGGGCGGCACGAAGGAAATCTACGAAGAATCGCTGGGGCTCTTCCTCAAGGTTCTGAACCGACTATGA
- the dnaG gene encoding DNA primase, producing the protein MAGLIKREDIDELRSRTRIDEVVGEFVTLRTAGIGSLKGLCPFHDEKTPSFTVRPQVGMYHCFGCGESGDVFSFLQNIEQLSFVEAVESLAGRSGMHLRYEDGKGPDREQASRRQRLLEMHEVAQNFFTQSLEGEQGQIAREFLEGRGFPADSSRGFGLGFAPKSWDALTSRLKRAGFSEEEILAGGLASEGGRGIYDRFRGRVVWPIKDMTSRTIGFGARRLFDDDQGPKYLNTPETALYHKNQVLYGLDLAKRDIAKTKRVVIVEGYTDVMAAHLAGVTQAVATCGTAFGPEHVKIVRRLLGDDPTGQVIFTFDGDAAGQNAALRAFEFESEFTAQTFVAVEPEGLDPCDLRMQKGDGALRELIERRKPLFEFVITTAVSRYDLDSVEGRISAVKASAEVLADIRDRNSLSHYYRFVAGRIGVDIDEVESAVRSARKRPRKSQPNQGRQPQAGPRHGPPGTPPGQQGPPGVPQGPTAFDQGSRGQQPMAGPVAEPAGHTGGGPTGEDGALEYVYDERPDVSNLSAPISPARLKTEKGALMVALQHPELVNAKLFDSLSARAFEHPGYRRIQSAVKAAGGLKAAGADATRWAEAVLASGSEDLRPYITQLLVTPLPVADGDGAEGFARGIVARLFDYDLERIAKELHSRLQRQDTADTDAQTTLLGQLQVLEQHRARLKTLM; encoded by the coding sequence ATGGCCGGACTGATCAAACGCGAGGACATCGACGAGCTTCGCAGCCGCACCCGCATCGACGAGGTGGTCGGCGAGTTCGTCACACTCAGAACCGCCGGCATCGGTTCACTCAAGGGGCTGTGTCCCTTCCACGATGAGAAGACCCCCTCGTTCACCGTCCGACCTCAGGTGGGGATGTACCACTGCTTCGGTTGCGGGGAATCCGGCGACGTCTTCTCCTTCCTCCAGAACATCGAGCAGCTCAGCTTCGTCGAAGCCGTCGAGTCTCTGGCGGGTCGGAGCGGCATGCATCTGCGCTATGAGGACGGCAAGGGACCTGATCGCGAACAGGCCAGCCGACGGCAGCGACTGTTGGAGATGCATGAAGTCGCACAGAACTTCTTCACCCAATCCCTCGAAGGGGAACAGGGCCAGATCGCTCGCGAGTTCCTCGAGGGCCGCGGCTTCCCGGCAGACTCCAGCCGTGGATTCGGCCTCGGCTTCGCACCGAAGTCCTGGGACGCGCTGACCAGTCGGTTGAAGCGGGCGGGGTTCAGCGAAGAGGAGATCCTGGCCGGAGGCTTGGCCAGCGAAGGCGGTCGCGGCATCTACGACAGATTCCGTGGTCGGGTCGTCTGGCCCATCAAGGACATGACCTCGCGGACCATCGGCTTCGGTGCCCGACGTCTGTTCGACGACGACCAGGGGCCGAAATACCTCAACACTCCGGAAACCGCCCTCTACCACAAGAACCAGGTCCTCTACGGCCTGGACCTCGCGAAGAGGGACATTGCGAAGACCAAGCGCGTGGTCATCGTCGAAGGCTACACGGACGTCATGGCCGCACATCTGGCCGGAGTCACTCAGGCGGTGGCGACCTGCGGGACGGCCTTCGGCCCCGAACACGTCAAGATCGTACGCCGACTCCTCGGCGACGACCCGACGGGACAGGTGATCTTCACCTTCGACGGTGATGCCGCCGGGCAGAACGCAGCATTGCGGGCATTCGAATTCGAGAGCGAGTTCACCGCGCAGACGTTTGTGGCGGTCGAACCCGAGGGGCTCGACCCGTGCGATCTGCGCATGCAGAAGGGGGATGGTGCGCTGCGCGAGCTCATCGAGAGGCGCAAGCCGCTCTTCGAGTTCGTCATCACCACCGCGGTCTCACGCTATGACCTCGATTCCGTAGAAGGCCGGATCTCCGCCGTCAAGGCCAGCGCCGAGGTGCTCGCCGACATCCGCGACAGGAACAGTCTCAGCCACTATTACCGGTTCGTGGCCGGACGTATCGGCGTCGACATCGATGAAGTCGAGTCGGCGGTCAGGTCGGCCAGGAAACGGCCGAGGAAGTCGCAGCCCAACCAGGGACGTCAGCCTCAGGCGGGACCTCGACACGGCCCGCCCGGCACCCCGCCGGGTCAACAGGGCCCACCCGGTGTTCCGCAGGGTCCGACGGCGTTCGACCAGGGATCGCGTGGTCAGCAGCCGATGGCCGGGCCTGTCGCCGAGCCGGCCGGGCACACAGGGGGAGGACCCACTGGCGAGGACGGAGCTCTCGAATACGTCTACGACGAGCGTCCCGACGTGTCGAACCTGTCGGCACCGATCAGTCCCGCGCGCCTCAAGACGGAGAAGGGCGCCCTGATGGTCGCACTGCAACATCCTGAGCTCGTCAATGCCAAACTCTTCGATTCGCTGTCGGCGCGGGCATTCGAACATCCCGGGTACCGACGGATCCAGTCGGCGGTCAAGGCCGCCGGCGGGCTGAAGGCCGCTGGAGCAGATGCCACGCGCTGGGCAGAGGCCGTCTTGGCCTCCGGCTCCGAGGACCTCAGGCCCTATATCACGCAGCTGCTTGTGACTCCGCTGCCGGTGGCGGACGGGGACGGTGCGGAGGGATTCGCCCGGGGCATCGTGGCCCGGCTCTTCGACTACGACCTCGAACGTATCGCCAAGGAACTCCATTCGCGGCTGCAGCGTCAGGACACCGCAGACACCGACGCACAGACGACGCTGCTGGGCCAGCTGCAGGTTCTCGAACAGCATCGGGCACGCCTGAAAACGCTCATGTGA
- the dusB gene encoding tRNA dihydrouridine synthase DusB — MSPAPESVSSATVEPLRIGPIELSSPVVLAPMAGITNTAFRRLCREYGAGLYVTEMVTSRALVERSPKSMRIIQHEPFETPRSVQLYGVDPVTVGQAVRMIVEEDRADHIDLNFGCPVPKVTRKGGGSALPWKQDLFEAIVTTAVNEADRGGIPLTVKMRKGIDKDHQTFLDAGEMARNAGVAAVALHGRSAADLYSGQADWDAIARLKDHLGDSVPVLGNGDIFAAEDALEMMRTTGCDGVVIGRGCQGRPWLFGDLANALNGSDERFRPGLAEVARAVYKHAEYLAEYYEDEFYGVRDLRKHIAWYFKGYPVGGDLRSQLAMVSSLEELEGLLGRLDHDAPYPGSPAEGSRGRTTRPKKPHLPEGWLDSRIFDASGKSLLSEAELDISGG, encoded by the coding sequence ATGAGTCCTGCCCCAGAATCCGTCTCCTCGGCCACCGTCGAGCCCCTGCGCATCGGCCCGATCGAGCTGTCGTCGCCGGTGGTGCTCGCGCCGATGGCCGGAATCACCAACACCGCGTTCCGGCGGCTGTGCCGCGAATACGGGGCCGGTCTCTATGTGACGGAGATGGTGACTTCGCGGGCATTGGTCGAGCGCAGCCCCAAGAGCATGCGCATCATCCAACACGAGCCGTTCGAGACTCCGCGTTCGGTCCAGCTCTACGGTGTCGACCCGGTGACGGTCGGGCAGGCCGTGCGGATGATCGTCGAAGAAGACCGTGCCGATCACATCGACCTCAACTTCGGCTGCCCCGTGCCCAAGGTCACTCGGAAGGGCGGCGGCTCCGCCCTGCCATGGAAGCAGGACCTGTTCGAGGCCATCGTCACCACGGCGGTGAACGAGGCGGACCGCGGTGGCATTCCCCTGACGGTGAAGATGCGCAAGGGCATCGACAAGGACCATCAGACCTTCCTCGATGCCGGTGAGATGGCCCGCAATGCTGGAGTCGCCGCTGTCGCCCTCCACGGTCGCTCCGCTGCGGACCTGTACTCCGGGCAGGCGGACTGGGACGCCATCGCCCGACTCAAGGACCACCTCGGCGACAGTGTCCCGGTTCTGGGCAACGGCGACATCTTCGCGGCAGAGGACGCGCTCGAGATGATGCGCACGACCGGATGCGACGGTGTCGTCATCGGCCGCGGATGCCAGGGGCGGCCCTGGCTCTTCGGCGACCTCGCGAATGCGCTGAACGGCAGTGACGAACGTTTCCGTCCCGGCCTCGCCGAGGTGGCCCGTGCCGTGTACAAGCACGCCGAATACCTCGCCGAATACTATGAGGACGAATTCTACGGCGTTCGTGACCTGCGCAAGCACATCGCCTGGTACTTCAAGGGGTACCCAGTGGGGGGAGACCTGCGGAGTCAGCTGGCGATGGTCTCCTCGCTGGAGGAGCTCGAGGGCCTGCTCGGCCGACTCGACCACGACGCCCCGTATCCTGGTAGTCCCGCGGAAGGCTCCCGTGGACGGACCACCCGCCCGAAGAAGCCGCATCTGCCCGAAGGGTGGCTCGACTCGCGCATCTTCGATGCCAGCGGGAAGTCCCTGCTCTCCGAGGCGGAACTCGACATCTCGGGAGGATGA
- a CDS encoding ABC-F family ATP-binding cassette domain-containing protein yields MTAAISISDLGYRLGDDTEIFTHLSASIPAAVVGLVGENGVGKSTLARIIAGTLSPTAGSVTGAEAAVYIDQLLPYSEDSVASAMGITTVRTALAKALSGDAEPADFEAIGDDWDIEERALGTLAELDLKLDANSLDRPLSTFSGGQAVRIGLARAAMAGERWLILDEPSNNLDEAGRGRLVSLLEQRRGPTLVISHDRALLATVTTIVEMTDGLQVYGGDFEDYETMVAAEEEAKLARVVDAKKSLAIEKRQRIELETKLARAERKAAKDKENKRRPKIVMNGLTGFAQKSAAKRRGDKAADEAAARSSVQSAKDALRRDSSIRLDLPETVVHSGKRVLDIEGPPLLLPRSLVGPERIRLTGANGSGKSTLLAALTGRADTGAPVEGLFPGLRINTPVPIGYLDQQYRLPSALTVMAAVREGNPDLGPHRVHEVLAAMGLRAGRTDQLCSTLSGGERFRVALAATLLQDPAPQLLVLDEPGNNLDLPSLRALVTALDGFGGAMIVVTHDDRLARELRLDVEWGIREFLVPERVDMDREGSEMEGSHAQP; encoded by the coding sequence ATGACTGCCGCCATATCCATCTCCGATCTCGGATACCGCCTCGGCGATGACACCGAGATCTTCACTCACCTCAGCGCCTCGATTCCTGCCGCTGTCGTCGGGCTCGTCGGCGAGAACGGGGTGGGCAAGTCCACCCTCGCCAGAATCATCGCCGGCACCCTCAGCCCGACCGCGGGCAGCGTCACCGGCGCTGAAGCAGCCGTCTACATCGATCAGCTCCTGCCGTACAGCGAGGACAGCGTCGCCTCGGCGATGGGAATCACCACTGTCCGAACCGCTCTGGCCAAGGCTCTGTCCGGTGACGCCGAGCCCGCCGACTTCGAGGCCATCGGTGACGACTGGGATATCGAGGAGCGGGCACTCGGCACTCTGGCCGAGCTCGATCTGAAACTCGACGCCAACTCCCTGGACCGTCCGTTGAGCACCTTCTCGGGCGGGCAGGCCGTGCGGATCGGTCTTGCCCGTGCCGCGATGGCAGGCGAGCGCTGGCTGATCCTCGACGAACCCAGCAACAACCTCGACGAGGCGGGGCGGGGCCGGCTGGTCTCCCTGCTCGAGCAGAGAAGGGGGCCGACGCTCGTGATCTCCCACGACCGAGCGCTGTTGGCGACGGTGACGACGATCGTCGAGATGACGGACGGGCTGCAGGTCTACGGGGGCGACTTCGAGGACTACGAGACCATGGTCGCCGCTGAGGAAGAGGCGAAGCTGGCCCGAGTGGTCGACGCGAAGAAGTCTCTGGCAATCGAGAAGCGGCAGCGCATCGAACTCGAGACGAAGCTGGCTCGGGCCGAGCGGAAGGCGGCCAAGGACAAGGAGAACAAGAGGCGTCCGAAGATCGTGATGAACGGGCTGACCGGCTTCGCCCAGAAGAGCGCTGCGAAGAGGCGTGGCGACAAGGCCGCGGACGAAGCGGCAGCCCGGTCGTCGGTGCAGTCGGCCAAGGACGCTCTGCGCAGGGACTCGAGCATCCGCCTGGATCTGCCGGAGACCGTGGTCCACTCCGGCAAGAGGGTCCTCGACATCGAAGGGCCGCCTCTGCTGCTGCCGCGTTCCCTCGTCGGTCCCGAGCGGATCCGGCTGACCGGTGCCAACGGCTCCGGGAAATCGACGCTGCTGGCCGCTCTCACAGGCCGTGCCGATACAGGGGCCCCGGTCGAAGGGCTGTTCCCCGGTCTGCGGATCAACACCCCGGTCCCGATCGGCTACCTCGACCAGCAGTACCGGCTGCCGTCGGCGCTGACCGTCATGGCCGCTGTCAGGGAGGGCAATCCTGATCTCGGCCCGCACCGTGTCCACGAGGTGCTGGCCGCGATGGGGCTGCGGGCAGGACGGACCGATCAGCTCTGTTCGACCCTGTCGGGAGGGGAGAGGTTCCGCGTGGCGCTGGCCGCGACCCTGCTCCAGGATCCCGCACCGCAGCTTCTGGTCCTCGACGAACCGGGCAACAACCTCGACCTGCCCTCGCTGAGGGCCCTGGTGACCGCCCTCGACGGATTCGGCGGCGCGATGATCGTGGTCACCCACGATGATCGTCTCGCACGAGAGCTGCGACTCGACGTCGAATGGGGCATCCGGGAATTTCTGGTCCCGGAACGGGTTGATATGGATAGAGAAGGCAGCGAGATGGAGGGATCACATGCGCAACCGTGA
- a CDS encoding integrase catalytic domain-containing protein: MATRTEITTKYARQYKKASKKNKGAVLDEVVAVTGWTRDNARRRLTQAAKHPPGPGRQVAKQPRKPRARKYSYDAVKVLQRVWAISGGQCGKYLHATMRILLDLLEAHNELTTGQDRYDKHVRKELLAMSPATIDRYLKPMRARDAINGISTTKPGSLLRSAITIRRAGDEVEDEPGFFEGDTVAHCGPVESGEFARTLNLTDFHTGWTFSRTVRNNAHTNILAGLKTAAREIPFEITGLDFDNGSEFLNQYVIEWAGSKGIYFTRSRPYKKNDQATIESKNNHVVRRYGFYYRYDTDLERRALNRLWHLVNDRVNYLMPTVKPTGYGSTKNGRRKRIYDAPRTPFDRLLEAGVLSPKQVEEMTAYRDGLNPAKIAAEIARVQDRLLVLSSKKTEQLYLVVCLVNDYTVGR, encoded by the coding sequence ATGGCGACTCGTACAGAGATCACCACGAAATACGCCAGGCAATACAAGAAGGCTTCGAAGAAGAACAAGGGCGCCGTGCTCGACGAAGTCGTGGCAGTCACGGGGTGGACCCGCGACAACGCTCGACGGCGTCTGACTCAGGCAGCTAAACATCCGCCAGGGCCCGGCCGGCAGGTCGCCAAACAGCCTCGGAAGCCGCGTGCGAGGAAATACTCCTACGACGCGGTCAAGGTTCTCCAGCGCGTGTGGGCGATCTCGGGCGGCCAGTGCGGCAAATACCTTCACGCCACGATGCGCATCCTCCTTGACCTCCTCGAAGCCCACAACGAGCTCACCACCGGCCAGGACCGCTACGACAAGCACGTGCGCAAGGAGCTATTGGCGATGAGTCCGGCCACGATCGACCGGTACCTCAAACCTATGCGAGCCAGGGACGCGATCAATGGGATCTCAACAACGAAGCCGGGTTCTTTGCTACGCTCGGCGATCACGATTCGGCGGGCCGGTGACGAGGTCGAAGACGAACCCGGCTTCTTCGAAGGCGATACCGTCGCCCACTGTGGTCCTGTCGAGTCTGGGGAATTCGCACGCACGCTCAACCTCACCGATTTCCATACCGGGTGGACGTTCTCGCGCACGGTGCGTAACAACGCGCATACGAACATTCTGGCCGGATTGAAGACTGCGGCTCGTGAGATTCCGTTTGAGATTACTGGTCTGGACTTCGATAACGGGTCGGAGTTCCTCAACCAATACGTCATCGAGTGGGCCGGATCGAAGGGTATCTACTTCACCAGGTCCAGGCCGTATAAGAAGAACGATCAGGCCACCATCGAGTCGAAGAACAATCACGTCGTGCGCCGGTACGGATTTTACTATCGCTACGACACTGATCTGGAGCGACGAGCATTGAACCGGTTATGGCATCTGGTCAATGATCGGGTGAATTATCTGATGCCCACGGTCAAACCGACTGGGTATGGGTCGACGAAGAATGGGCGGCGTAAACGGATCTATGATGCTCCGCGAACACCGTTCGACAGGCTCCTCGAGGCCGGCGTGCTCTCGCCAAAACAGGTCGAGGAGATGACGGCGTATCGCGATGGTCTCAATCCGGCGAAGATCGCTGCTGAGATCGCTCGGGTCCAGGACCGGTTGCTGGTGCTATCGAGCAAGAAGACCGAGCAGCTCTATCTAGTGGTGTGTCTCGTAAATGATTATACCGTTGGGCGATAG